Proteins encoded within one genomic window of Couchioplanes caeruleus:
- a CDS encoding sensor histidine kinase yields MTSQAPPRPRVTPAAAAAPRRVLPAVVGVAAVALALAAVAAAAVIDAAVPAAHRAATQLDLGWVAGVAGAFLCAPGALLLHRLPRHPVAWVLLITGVHWAVDGLACAWLAYATLSDPALPGAGLAFWLYQRLGASLLLSLPLILLLYPDGRLPRGRWRVAALAGLASTALLPLVLLFTPSTVAQADSGVPLPAAFAGLDLDPTTIGLPTSVWAPVLAFAGAMVPVSLVVPFAVVLGRYRRSAGDPRRRARMRWLLWAAVVDVLVMLAMLVLPQALTSIGLTAAVGLTGIALTVGIVAPQLVDIDRLLGGTILYAAMALSVLVVDACVLGVASTVLGERLAERDAAVLALLLVTAVYGPLRQRLWVLARRLVRGRRDDPYGVVAGLAEQLERQDRPEEQLVAVARSVAAAFKVPYVAVEVDRPGGESVVAAYGTAPGDTQVLPIAYRDETVGRLVLPSRRASLSARDGRLLGDMVRQAAIAARTAYLAAELQRGRERIVAAREEERRRLRRDLHDGLGPTLGGVALRIDTARNLAARKPEEADRLLRQAREDVTTALADVRRLVHDLRPPALDDVGLLGAVRQQAARLRVPGLTVTVEGEDLEGLPAAAEVAAYRIASEALANVARHAGAATAKVRLSRAGDDLVVEIADDGVGIPAGTPTGVGLVSLRERAAELGGDCRIECPDGGGTVVTARLPLGLGAEVAHG; encoded by the coding sequence GTGACCTCGCAAGCACCCCCGCGCCCGCGCGTGACGCCGGCCGCCGCTGCCGCGCCCCGGCGCGTCCTGCCGGCGGTCGTGGGCGTCGCCGCCGTCGCCCTCGCGCTCGCCGCGGTGGCGGCCGCCGCCGTCATCGACGCCGCCGTGCCCGCCGCGCACCGCGCCGCCACCCAGCTCGACCTGGGCTGGGTCGCCGGAGTCGCCGGGGCGTTCCTGTGCGCGCCCGGTGCGCTGCTCCTGCACCGCCTACCGCGCCATCCCGTCGCGTGGGTGCTGCTGATCACCGGCGTGCACTGGGCCGTGGACGGGCTGGCCTGCGCCTGGCTGGCGTACGCCACCCTGAGCGATCCGGCGCTTCCCGGCGCCGGCCTGGCCTTCTGGCTCTATCAGCGGCTCGGTGCCTCGCTGCTCCTGTCGTTGCCGCTGATCCTGCTGCTCTACCCGGACGGGCGGCTGCCGCGCGGGCGCTGGCGGGTGGCCGCGCTCGCGGGGCTGGCGAGCACCGCGCTGCTGCCGCTGGTGCTGTTGTTCACGCCGTCGACCGTGGCGCAGGCCGACTCCGGTGTTCCGCTTCCGGCCGCGTTCGCCGGCCTCGATCTCGATCCCACCACCATCGGCCTGCCCACGTCCGTGTGGGCGCCCGTGCTGGCCTTCGCCGGTGCGATGGTGCCGGTCAGCCTGGTCGTACCGTTCGCGGTGGTTCTGGGCCGCTACCGGCGGTCCGCGGGCGACCCCCGGCGCCGCGCCCGGATGCGCTGGCTGCTCTGGGCCGCCGTGGTCGACGTCCTGGTCATGCTCGCCATGCTCGTGCTTCCGCAGGCCTTGACGTCGATCGGGCTGACCGCGGCGGTGGGCCTCACCGGGATCGCCCTCACGGTCGGCATCGTCGCGCCGCAGTTGGTGGACATCGACCGGCTCCTCGGCGGCACCATCCTGTACGCCGCCATGGCCCTCTCCGTGCTGGTCGTGGACGCCTGCGTGCTGGGCGTGGCGAGCACGGTGCTGGGGGAGCGCCTCGCCGAGCGCGACGCCGCCGTGCTGGCGCTGCTGCTGGTCACCGCCGTGTACGGCCCCCTGCGCCAGCGGCTGTGGGTTCTGGCGCGCCGGCTCGTGCGCGGGCGCCGCGACGACCCGTACGGCGTGGTCGCCGGCCTGGCCGAGCAGTTGGAGCGGCAGGACCGCCCGGAGGAGCAGCTCGTCGCCGTCGCCCGCAGCGTCGCGGCCGCGTTCAAGGTGCCGTACGTGGCGGTCGAGGTGGACCGCCCCGGCGGAGAGAGCGTCGTGGCGGCGTACGGGACGGCCCCGGGCGATACGCAGGTGCTGCCCATCGCCTACCGGGATGAGACCGTCGGCCGGCTGGTGCTGCCGTCGCGGCGGGCGTCGCTGTCCGCGCGCGACGGGCGGCTGCTCGGCGACATGGTGCGGCAGGCGGCGATCGCGGCGCGGACGGCGTACCTCGCCGCCGAGCTCCAGCGCGGCCGGGAGCGGATCGTCGCGGCGCGCGAGGAAGAGCGGCGCCGGCTGCGGCGCGACCTGCACGACGGGCTCGGGCCCACGCTCGGCGGCGTGGCCTTGCGCATCGACACGGCCCGCAACCTGGCCGCCCGCAAGCCCGAGGAGGCGGACCGGCTGCTGCGCCAGGCCCGGGAGGACGTGACGACGGCTCTGGCGGACGTCCGGCGGCTCGTGCACGACCTGCGCCCGCCGGCCCTGGACGACGTCGGCCTGCTGGGCGCCGTACGCCAGCAGGCCGCACGCCTGCGCGTACCGGGCCTGACCGTGACGGTCGAGGGTGAGGATCTCGAGGGGTTGCCCGCGGCGGCGGAGGTGGCCGCGTACCGGATCGCGTCCGAGGCCCTGGCGAACGTGGCCCGGCATGCCGGCGCGGCCACGGCGAAGGTCCGCCTGTCCCGCGCGGGCGACGACCTCGTGGTCGAGATCGCCGACGACGGCGTGGGCATCCCCGCCGGCACGCCCACCGGCGTCGGCCTGGTGTCGCTGCGTGAGCGCGCCGCCGAGCTGGGCGGCGACTGCCGGATAGAGTGCCCGGACGGCGGCGGCACGGTGGTCACCGCCCGTCTGCCGCTGGGACTCGGCGCGGAGGTGGCTCATGGGTGA
- a CDS encoding response regulator translates to MGDAIRVLVADDHPIFRDGLAMLLASVDGIEVAGTAANGREAVAEAVRLLPDVVVMDVQMPELNGVEATRELATRAPDVGIVVLTMSEDDGTVFAAVRAGARGYLVKGAEQEEIVRAITTVASGGAVFGATLAARIAQFFAAGPPTPTTAFPQLTAREREILDLLAAGRSNGQIAAALYLSPKTVRNNVSTVFAKLQVADRAEAIVRAREAGLGR, encoded by the coding sequence ATGGGTGACGCGATCAGGGTGCTCGTCGCCGACGACCACCCGATCTTCCGGGACGGACTGGCGATGCTGCTCGCCTCGGTCGACGGCATCGAGGTGGCCGGCACGGCGGCGAACGGGCGCGAGGCGGTCGCGGAGGCCGTCCGCCTGCTGCCGGACGTGGTCGTGATGGACGTGCAGATGCCGGAGCTCAACGGCGTCGAGGCCACCCGCGAGCTGGCGACGCGCGCCCCGGACGTCGGCATCGTGGTCCTGACCATGTCCGAGGACGACGGCACGGTCTTCGCGGCCGTGCGCGCGGGCGCCCGCGGCTATCTGGTGAAGGGCGCGGAGCAGGAGGAGATCGTCCGCGCGATCACCACCGTCGCGTCCGGCGGCGCCGTCTTCGGCGCCACGCTCGCGGCCCGCATCGCGCAGTTCTTCGCCGCCGGCCCGCCGACGCCGACGACCGCGTTCCCGCAGCTCACCGCCCGCGAACGAGAGATCCTGGACCTGCTGGCGGCGGGCCGCTCCAACGGCCAGATCGCCGCGGCGCTCTATCTGTCGCCGAAGACCGTACGCAACAACGTCTCCACCGTCTTCGCCAAGCTCCAGGTGGCCGACCGCGCCGAGGCGATCGTCCGGGCCCGGGAGGCCGGTCTCGGGCGGTAG